From a region of the Fischerella sp. JS2 genome:
- the serA gene encoding phosphoglycerate dehydrogenase: protein MSKVLVSDPIDQAGIDILSQVATVDVKTGLKPEELVKIIGEYDALMIRSGTRVTKEIIEAGTQLKIIGRAGVGVDNVDVAAATRQGIVVVNSPEGNTIAAAEHALAMMLSLSRHIPDANASVKRGEWDRKTFVGAEVYKKTIGIVGLGKIGSHVAAVAKAMGMKLLAYDPFISTERAEQLGCQLVDMDLLVQQADYITLHIPKTPETTHLINANMLAKMKPTTRIINCARGGIIDEEALATAIKESKIAGAALDVFESEPLGESSLRSLGKEVILTPHLGASTTEAQVNVAIDVAEQIRDVLLGLPARSAVNIPGLGPDVLEELKPYMQLAETLGNLVGQLAGGRVELLNVRLQGELATNKSQPLVVASLKGLLFQALRERVNYVNASIEAKERGIRVIETRDAAIKDYAGSIHLEATGSLGTHAVTGALLGDGEIRLTNLDGFPINVPPSHHMLFTVHRDMPGIIGKLGSLLGSFNVNIASMQVGRKIVRGDAVMVLSLDDPLPDGILGEITKVPGIRDAYTVTL from the coding sequence ATGTCTAAGGTTCTCGTCTCTGATCCAATTGACCAAGCTGGGATTGACATTTTATCCCAAGTTGCTACTGTTGATGTCAAAACAGGCTTAAAACCAGAAGAATTAGTCAAAATCATTGGTGAATATGATGCACTGATGATTCGTTCTGGAACCCGTGTTACTAAAGAAATCATCGAAGCTGGGACACAACTCAAAATTATCGGACGCGCTGGTGTAGGTGTAGATAACGTCGATGTTGCCGCCGCCACACGTCAGGGGATTGTAGTTGTTAACTCTCCAGAAGGAAACACCATCGCTGCTGCTGAACACGCATTGGCAATGATGTTGTCTTTGTCTCGTCACATTCCTGATGCCAACGCTTCTGTAAAACGCGGTGAATGGGATCGTAAAACCTTTGTTGGTGCTGAAGTCTACAAAAAAACTATCGGTATTGTCGGTTTGGGTAAAATTGGTTCCCATGTTGCTGCTGTTGCCAAAGCAATGGGAATGAAATTGCTGGCTTATGATCCGTTTATTTCTACAGAACGAGCTGAACAGCTTGGTTGTCAACTAGTGGATATGGATTTATTGGTACAGCAAGCAGACTACATTACCCTACACATCCCCAAAACTCCAGAAACCACCCATTTAATCAATGCCAATATGTTGGCAAAAATGAAACCTACCACCAGAATTATCAACTGCGCTCGTGGTGGCATCATTGATGAAGAAGCTCTCGCAACTGCCATTAAAGAAAGTAAAATTGCTGGCGCTGCCCTTGATGTCTTCGAGTCTGAACCATTAGGAGAATCTAGTTTACGGTCTTTGGGTAAAGAAGTCATCCTCACTCCCCACTTAGGTGCTTCCACAACAGAGGCGCAAGTGAACGTAGCTATTGATGTTGCTGAACAAATTCGCGATGTACTTTTAGGTTTACCAGCGCGATCAGCAGTAAATATTCCGGGATTGGGACCGGATGTCTTAGAAGAACTCAAACCCTACATGCAGTTAGCCGAAACCTTGGGTAATCTCGTCGGACAATTAGCAGGCGGTAGAGTAGAATTGCTCAATGTCAGATTGCAAGGTGAACTAGCAACCAATAAAAGTCAGCCGTTAGTAGTCGCATCCCTCAAAGGACTACTTTTCCAAGCACTGCGAGAACGGGTAAATTACGTTAATGCCAGCATCGAAGCCAAAGAACGGGGAATCCGTGTGATTGAAACCCGGGATGCAGCGATTAAAGACTATGCTGGTTCCATACATTTGGAGGCTACTGGTTCTTTGGGTACTCATGCTGTCACAGGCGCTTTGTTAGGCGATGGAGAAATCCGCCTCACAAACCTTGACGGTTTCCCAATTAACGTTCCCCCCAGCCATCACATGCTGTTCACCGTACACCGGGATATGCCAGGAATCATTGGTAAACTTGGTTCCCTATTGGGCAGCTTTAATGTCAATATTGCTAGTATGCAGGTAGGTCGGAAAATTGTTCGTGGTGATGCGGTGATGGTTCTCAGTCTTGATGATCCCTTACCTGATGGCATTTTAGGCGAGATCACCAAAGTACCTGGAATTCGGGATGCGTATACAGTAACACTTTAA
- the prmA gene encoding 50S ribosomal protein L11 methyltransferase, with protein MANTWWELQILCEPELEDSVFWRLGNFGCRGTASEKKGNQSLVRAYLPRFQAQLLDLAALSLWLRQDALCMEIAAPTISWQFIDEQDWASSWKQYWLPQEIGDRFLINPAWYPTPENSDRLIIRLDPGMAFGTGNHATTQLCLESLEMRFSEDPAAFVTEKEQAKDTVIADIGCGSGILSIGAILLGAKQVYAVDTDPLAVQSTQENLLLNGIDAERLLVAQGSVDVAAKLITAPVDGIVCNILADVIIELVPQMSVIAKPSTWCIFSGILVEQSKAVADTLEKNGWVVATLWKRKEWCCLNVRRS; from the coding sequence ATGGCTAACACTTGGTGGGAATTACAAATTCTTTGTGAACCAGAACTAGAAGATAGTGTCTTTTGGCGGCTGGGAAATTTTGGCTGTCGTGGTACAGCAAGTGAAAAAAAAGGAAATCAAAGTCTGGTAAGGGCTTATTTACCGAGATTTCAAGCACAGCTTTTGGATTTAGCCGCGCTATCGCTGTGGTTACGCCAAGACGCGTTGTGTATGGAAATTGCTGCACCTACTATAAGTTGGCAGTTCATTGACGAACAAGATTGGGCAAGTAGCTGGAAACAATACTGGCTACCACAGGAAATAGGCGATCGCTTTTTGATTAATCCCGCTTGGTATCCAACGCCAGAAAATAGTGATCGCTTAATTATCCGCCTTGATCCTGGTATGGCTTTTGGTACAGGAAACCATGCTACAACTCAATTGTGTTTGGAATCCTTGGAAATGAGATTTTCTGAAGATCCTGCTGCTTTTGTTACAGAAAAAGAACAAGCAAAAGATACGGTAATTGCAGATATTGGTTGTGGTTCTGGTATCCTTTCCATCGGAGCTATACTACTGGGAGCAAAGCAAGTCTATGCGGTAGATACTGATCCCCTGGCAGTGCAATCAACCCAAGAAAATCTCTTACTCAACGGCATCGATGCCGAACGCTTGCTTGTGGCACAAGGTAGTGTAGATGTTGCAGCAAAACTGATCACTGCACCAGTTGATGGTATCGTATGCAACATCCTAGCTGATGTCATTATTGAACTGGTTCCCCAAATGAGTGTGATCGCCAAACCCAGCACTTGGTGTATCTTCAGTGGTATCTTAGTCGAGCAATCGAAAGCCGTTGCTGATACTTTAGAAAAAAATGGTTGGGTGGTTGCTACTCTGTGGAAACGCAAAGAATGGTGTTGTTTGAACGTGCGGCGTTCTTAA
- a CDS encoding DUF2231 domain-containing protein gives MFSLPLNSENLPYPDPLHPIIVHFVIAMVFFSFICDVIGYFTRNVRLFEVGFWNIFVAAIAIFIAIIFGQFEAGLAQVYPAVQLTLNFHTLMGWSLGAIVAAITAWRFVLRNRNPLKLPPAYLGVATFLVCLVFLQVYLGSKLFWVYGLHVEPVVEAMKQGISP, from the coding sequence ATGTTCTCTCTACCTCTTAATAGCGAAAATCTCCCGTACCCCGATCCGTTACACCCAATAATTGTCCATTTCGTAATTGCGATGGTGTTCTTCTCCTTTATTTGTGATGTAATTGGTTATTTCACACGCAATGTGCGTTTGTTTGAGGTCGGTTTTTGGAATATATTTGTTGCAGCGATCGCGATTTTTATAGCGATAATTTTTGGACAATTTGAAGCAGGTCTGGCACAAGTGTATCCAGCAGTTCAGCTAACACTCAACTTTCACACACTTATGGGTTGGTCGCTGGGAGCGATCGTTGCTGCAATTACAGCTTGGCGGTTTGTGCTTCGTAACCGTAACCCGCTAAAACTTCCTCCCGCTTACCTTGGTGTTGCCACATTTTTAGTTTGTCTAGTTTTTCTGCAAGTATATCTAGGTAGCAAGCTATTTTGGGTATACGGATTGCATGTTGAGCCTGTCGTTGAAGCGATGAAGCAGGGAATATCGCCATGA
- a CDS encoding DUF2231 domain-containing protein produces the protein MNSQLIDQLRLRLGANGLPYEIPMHPKLVHLTLGLFIIAVLFDIAGAIFPIERPIFKFLGLTAIRSGFFDVGWYNLLGASIITFFTVAFGFFELLLANPPINQKSDWGLNASWTMLLHGLGGVALLGIIVAMTVWRGLQRYRWRKDASRQVQWCYLLVGIAMLGILYIHGTLGGQLGSEFGIHVTAAKLLQEGVNPNLLPK, from the coding sequence ATGAACTCGCAACTAATTGACCAATTAAGATTGAGATTAGGCGCTAACGGATTGCCCTACGAAATTCCTATGCATCCCAAGCTGGTGCATCTGACATTAGGTTTATTTATTATTGCCGTTTTATTCGATATAGCAGGAGCTATTTTTCCCATAGAACGACCAATCTTCAAATTTTTGGGTCTGACTGCTATCCGTTCTGGCTTCTTTGATGTTGGTTGGTACAACCTTCTAGGCGCATCTATTATCACTTTTTTTACAGTTGCCTTTGGTTTTTTTGAGCTACTGCTGGCAAATCCACCCATTAATCAAAAGAGCGATTGGGGGTTAAATGCTTCCTGGACAATGCTTTTACATGGTTTGGGTGGTGTTGCGTTGTTGGGGATTATCGTTGCTATGACCGTGTGGCGAGGTTTACAACGCTATCGCTGGCGTAAGGATGCTTCTAGACAAGTGCAATGGTGTTACTTGTTAGTAGGGATTGCAATGCTAGGTATTTTATATATCCACGGAACATTAGGAGGGCAATTAGGATCGGAATTCGGGATTCACGTCACTGCTGCTAAGTTACTCCAAGAGGGCGTAAACCCAAACTTACTGCCTAAATAA
- a CDS encoding cytochrome c oxidase subunit II, with translation MSRFLEYLLIAGYIAVLLVVSHWIGQQAYSWMPPEATAEAQKVDSLFSFLTSIGAFIILGLVGMMVYSVLFFRAPKNDYSEGHPSRGDIKLEFLWTAAPTLLVLWLAFQGFNIYQQLNILGLQQVVHLHTPLEEPVYAASSDDKPKGAAETIDVFVKQWDWSFRYPNNFTSNELHLPVNRRTRLNMHAKDVLHSFYVPEFRLQQYIVPGRDIDLVVTPTRTGQYKLKDALFSGTYFALMDADVHIESLEQYNQWLSQTQHQPTTIKNQAVAEYTQPPKTFFKSGWYTVAPEQRAIANERKVMNDT, from the coding sequence ATGTCTAGATTTTTAGAATATTTACTAATAGCTGGTTATATTGCAGTTTTGCTTGTTGTCAGTCATTGGATTGGACAGCAAGCGTATTCTTGGATGCCGCCTGAAGCCACAGCAGAAGCGCAAAAGGTAGATAGTTTGTTTAGCTTCTTAACCTCAATTGGCGCGTTTATTATTCTTGGGCTTGTAGGTATGATGGTGTACTCAGTACTGTTCTTTCGCGCACCCAAAAATGACTACAGCGAGGGACACCCATCCAGAGGCGATATCAAACTAGAATTTTTATGGACGGCCGCTCCTACTTTGTTAGTTTTGTGGCTGGCTTTCCAAGGCTTCAATATTTATCAGCAATTAAATATTCTAGGTTTGCAACAAGTTGTACATTTGCATACACCTTTAGAAGAACCAGTCTATGCCGCATCAAGTGATGACAAACCTAAAGGGGCGGCTGAAACTATTGATGTTTTCGTCAAGCAGTGGGATTGGTCTTTTCGCTATCCCAATAATTTTACTAGTAATGAATTACACCTACCTGTAAATCGTCGTACTCGCTTAAATATGCACGCAAAGGACGTACTTCACAGTTTTTACGTTCCTGAATTCCGCTTACAGCAGTATATTGTGCCTGGACGCGACATTGATCTTGTAGTTACACCCACGCGCACGGGTCAATACAAGCTGAAAGATGCTTTATTTAGCGGTACTTACTTTGCTTTGATGGATGCCGATGTACACATTGAATCCCTTGAGCAATATAACCAGTGGCTTAGTCAAACCCAACATCAACCAACAACTATCAAAAATCAGGCAGTTGCTGAGTATACTCAACCGCCAAAAACATTTTTTAAGAGTGGCTGGTACACTGTTGCACCTGAACAAAGAGCGATCGCCAATGAAAGGAAAGTAATGAATGACACATGA
- the ctaD gene encoding cytochrome c oxidase subunit I, producing the protein MTHDSSENITEDREPQNESENNWRRYFSFSTDHKVIGVQYMVTTFIFFLIGGLLAMLIRAELITPQSNVLDRPLYNGLFTLHGTIMIFLWIIPFNAGISNYLVPLMLGARDMAFPLLNAISFWILPPSGILLISSFLLPNGTAQSGWWSYPPISLQIPPGQPINGEFIWIVSIVLIGISSIMGAVNFVTTIFWMRAPGMTFFRMPVFVWSVLSAQLLQLINLPSLTGALILLLFDLSFGTQFFKPLENGDPIIYQHLFWFYSHPAVYIMALPAFGIFAEVLPAFSRNPLFGYRSLAVASLGIAVVSIFVWVHHMFTSATPSWMRILFMFTSMLVAVPTGVKAFGWTATVWKSKLHLETPMLFAMGGAAMFLLGGVTGVMLAAVPFDIHVHNTYFVVGHFHYIVFNTITMAIFAAIYYWFPKITGRMYAEGWGKVHFWLTFIGANLTFFPMLPLGLQGMVRRISSYDPRYQGWNVIASLGGFLLGVSILPFIANMIGSLLYGQRAVNNPWHATGLEWQTTSPPPRDNFEEIPVVKRPPYDYGDPKYSVIEPSDYHQGEK; encoded by the coding sequence ATGACACATGATTCTAGTGAAAATATCACCGAAGATAGAGAGCCTCAAAACGAGTCGGAGAATAACTGGCGACGATACTTCAGCTTCAGCACTGACCATAAAGTCATCGGCGTTCAGTACATGGTGACGACTTTCATTTTCTTCTTGATTGGCGGACTGTTGGCAATGCTCATCCGTGCTGAACTGATTACACCTCAATCAAATGTACTTGATCGTCCCTTGTACAACGGCTTGTTCACCTTGCACGGGACAATCATGATCTTTTTATGGATTATCCCCTTCAATGCAGGTATCTCTAACTACTTAGTGCCGCTAATGCTGGGAGCGCGGGATATGGCGTTTCCCCTGCTCAACGCTATCTCTTTCTGGATTCTGCCACCAAGCGGGATTTTATTAATATCTAGCTTCTTGCTGCCCAATGGAACAGCACAGTCCGGCTGGTGGTCTTATCCTCCAATTAGTCTGCAAATTCCTCCTGGTCAGCCGATTAATGGTGAATTTATTTGGATTGTAAGTATAGTCCTGATTGGCATCTCTTCAATAATGGGGGCTGTTAACTTTGTTACTACCATTTTTTGGATGCGCGCCCCAGGGATGACTTTTTTCCGAATGCCTGTATTTGTCTGGTCAGTTCTCAGCGCCCAACTGTTGCAACTGATTAATTTGCCTTCTTTAACAGGCGCATTGATCCTGCTGTTATTCGATCTCAGTTTTGGGACGCAATTCTTCAAACCCTTAGAGAATGGCGACCCGATCATTTACCAGCATTTATTTTGGTTCTATTCCCACCCCGCAGTTTATATTATGGCACTACCTGCTTTCGGTATTTTTGCGGAGGTTCTGCCAGCCTTTTCCCGTAACCCTCTATTTGGCTATCGATCATTAGCTGTTGCTTCTTTAGGCATCGCTGTAGTCAGCATTTTCGTTTGGGTGCATCATATGTTCACCAGTGCTACTCCTAGCTGGATGCGGATATTATTCATGTTTACCTCCATGTTGGTTGCTGTGCCTACTGGTGTAAAGGCATTTGGCTGGACGGCTACAGTGTGGAAGAGTAAGCTGCACTTGGAGACACCCATGCTGTTCGCTATGGGAGGTGCAGCCATGTTTCTACTCGGTGGTGTCACTGGTGTAATGTTGGCAGCAGTACCGTTTGATATTCACGTCCACAATACCTACTTTGTAGTGGGGCACTTCCACTACATTGTCTTTAACACCATCACAATGGCAATCTTTGCTGCCATTTACTATTGGTTTCCGAAGATAACTGGACGAATGTATGCTGAAGGTTGGGGTAAGGTGCATTTCTGGTTAACTTTCATTGGTGCTAACCTAACTTTTTTCCCCATGCTGCCACTAGGTTTACAAGGAATGGTACGCCGCATTTCCTCTTACGATCCACGCTATCAAGGATGGAATGTCATCGCTAGTTTAGGAGGATTTTTGTTAGGAGTATCCATACTGCCTTTTATTGCCAATATGATAGGTTCTTTGCTATACGGACAAAGGGCAGTCAACAATCCTTGGCACGCCACAGGACTAGAATGGCAAACGACCTCACCTCCACCGCGAGATAACTTTGAAGAAATTCCTGTTGTAAAAAGACCACCCTATGACTACGGCGATCCCAAATACTCAGTCATAGAACCTTCCGACTATCATCAGGGAGAAAAATAA
- a CDS encoding heme-copper oxidase subunit III: MNRGVIHVDESPIPLERWRRYLPNWLKRYLPVRGGRAEDHHGKAIFGFTVFLLSESIVFLSFIFTYVGLRLTHSENWLPPGISGPELSNFVIINTIVLLSSSFVIQPAENALKHHRLNKFRWLWLMTICMGTYFLIGQGIEWSNLDFGLSTGLVGSTFYVLTGFHGLHVLTGVILQITMLVRSFRRGNYEKGHFGVSATTLFWHFVDIVWVFLFSLLYIWQA; encoded by the coding sequence ATGAACCGTGGTGTAATTCATGTAGATGAAAGTCCTATCCCTTTAGAACGGTGGCGGCGATACCTACCAAATTGGCTCAAGCGTTACCTACCAGTCCGTGGTGGACGTGCTGAAGACCATCATGGCAAAGCAATTTTTGGATTTACTGTGTTTTTGTTGTCGGAAAGCATAGTCTTTTTGAGCTTTATCTTTACATATGTTGGTCTGCGGTTAACGCATTCAGAAAATTGGCTACCACCTGGGATTTCAGGGCCAGAATTATCTAATTTTGTAATAATTAATACAATTGTCTTGCTTTCTAGCAGCTTTGTTATTCAACCAGCAGAAAATGCTCTTAAGCATCATAGGCTAAATAAATTCCGTTGGCTATGGCTGATGACAATTTGCATGGGAACCTATTTCTTAATCGGTCAAGGAATTGAGTGGAGTAATCTTGATTTTGGGTTAAGCACAGGTCTAGTCGGTTCTACATTTTATGTATTAACAGGTTTTCACGGTCTACACGTTCTTACTGGTGTGATTCTCCAAATAACTATGCTTGTCCGCTCCTTCAGGCGAGGTAACTACGAAAAAGGTCACTTTGGTGTGAGTGCTACCACTTTGTTTTGGCACTTTGTTGATATTGTTTGGGTCTTCCTCTTCTCACTTCTTTATATATGGCAGGCTTAA
- a CDS encoding VOC family protein, with the protein MPSQTNVQVQRIRAIGLTVTSCDRSLDFYTQALNFELVSDITVAQEDYSDLEGIPGAEIRIVTLRLGDELIELIEYLNVEGKPIPSDSQSNDLWFQHLAIVVSDMERAYAHLYSFPIQPISTAPQTIPPGNETSAGVRAFKFKDPDGHDLELIWFPPDKGQDKWHQNSDRLFLGIDHSAITISNTEQSLHFYRDLLGIQVDSRSLNWRATQARLDNLPAAEVQITALRPVQGSVGIELLDYLVPGKGRPIPSDWKSCDIARVQIELVVNGIEQLVDKLQHNRVQFVSPRIVQFSDRSFPYRQACLIKDPDGHAILLFVE; encoded by the coding sequence ATGCCTAGTCAAACCAATGTACAAGTACAAAGAATTAGAGCTATTGGCTTAACGGTAACAAGTTGCGATCGCTCTTTGGATTTCTACACCCAAGCACTTAATTTTGAACTCGTTTCTGACATCACTGTTGCACAAGAAGATTACAGCGATTTAGAAGGCATACCTGGGGCAGAAATTCGTATTGTTACTTTACGGCTAGGTGATGAACTCATCGAATTAATAGAATATCTCAATGTAGAAGGAAAACCTATTCCCAGTGATTCCCAAAGTAATGACTTATGGTTTCAACATTTGGCGATTGTGGTAAGTGATATGGAGCGTGCTTATGCTCATCTATATTCATTTCCCATTCAACCCATATCTACTGCGCCCCAGACAATACCACCTGGTAATGAAACCTCTGCTGGTGTCCGTGCTTTTAAGTTTAAAGATCCTGACGGTCACGATTTAGAGCTAATTTGGTTTCCGCCTGATAAAGGACAAGATAAATGGCATCAGAACAGCGATCGCTTATTTTTAGGAATCGATCATAGTGCGATCACTATTTCCAACACCGAGCAAAGTCTACACTTTTATCGTGACCTGTTGGGAATACAAGTTGATAGCCGCAGTCTCAATTGGCGTGCAACTCAGGCTCGTTTGGATAACTTACCAGCAGCCGAAGTCCAAATTACAGCACTGCGACCAGTTCAAGGTAGTGTAGGAATTGAACTGCTGGATTATCTTGTGCCTGGGAAAGGCCGTCCTATACCAAGTGACTGGAAAAGTTGCGATATTGCGAGGGTACAAATTGAGCTTGTTGTTAATGGTATTGAACAGCTAGTGGATAAGTTACAGCACAACAGAGTTCAGTTTGTATCACCAAGAATTGTACAGTTTAGCGATCGCTCATTTCCTTATCGGCAAGCTTGTCTCATTAAAGACCCTGACGGTCACGCAATATTACTGTTTGTGGAATGA
- a CDS encoding cation:proton antiporter, with protein MDELNILIIAIGAIVLFLGLLSDYFRRNWWTCDPLTALLLGILLGPIGLGLVNPNAWGLPKEHLLEQAARFTLAIGLMGVALRLPKNYFFHNWRPLAVLLGLVMPTMWVVSGFLVYLILKIPFWEAMLVGAAITPTDPIVSTSIVTGVVAEDNLPGRLRNLISAESGANDGLAYPFVLLSILMLQRNSTKALSEWFYHVVLWEVVGAVLCGALLGYIAGRLLKLAERKKTIEHSSFLGYTIALSLMVLGAGKLIGTDGVLAVFVAGLTFGNVIGGKQRAEEDNVQEAINRFFNLPIFILLGLTIPWRQWGSIGWWNLILIVVTVLLLRRLPAILLLNRLIKPIKNIPEALFTGWFGPIGVAAIFYAGYSLRRTEVEEVWLVCSLMICASIVAQGLSATPLTKLYGKYIRNKNQLASES; from the coding sequence TTGGATGAACTCAATATTCTAATCATAGCGATCGGTGCGATCGTTCTATTTCTGGGACTGTTATCTGACTATTTCCGTCGTAATTGGTGGACTTGTGACCCCTTAACAGCACTATTATTAGGAATATTACTAGGCCCAATTGGCTTAGGATTAGTCAATCCCAACGCTTGGGGTTTACCAAAAGAGCATCTTCTAGAGCAAGCCGCCCGTTTTACCTTAGCGATCGGATTAATGGGAGTAGCATTGCGACTACCCAAGAATTATTTTTTCCACAACTGGCGACCTCTGGCAGTTTTGTTAGGGTTAGTCATGCCTACGATGTGGGTGGTTAGTGGTTTTCTGGTTTATTTGATCTTAAAAATACCCTTTTGGGAAGCCATGCTAGTCGGGGCCGCAATTACACCAACCGATCCGATTGTTTCCACTTCCATTGTGACTGGTGTTGTTGCCGAAGATAATTTGCCTGGACGCTTACGAAATCTTATCTCAGCTGAATCAGGTGCAAATGATGGGTTGGCTTATCCCTTTGTACTTTTGTCCATCCTCATGCTCCAGCGAAACTCAACAAAGGCATTGTCTGAGTGGTTTTATCATGTTGTGCTGTGGGAAGTTGTCGGAGCTGTATTATGCGGCGCACTTTTGGGTTATATAGCCGGCCGTCTTCTAAAATTAGCTGAACGTAAAAAAACAATCGAACATTCTTCTTTTCTGGGTTACACTATAGCCCTCTCTCTTATGGTATTGGGTGCTGGCAAACTGATCGGTACTGATGGCGTTCTAGCTGTATTCGTGGCTGGATTGACCTTCGGTAATGTGATAGGAGGTAAACAACGGGCGGAGGAAGATAATGTTCAAGAGGCAATTAACCGCTTTTTTAACCTGCCGATTTTTATTTTGCTTGGCTTAACAATTCCTTGGCGACAATGGGGATCAATAGGATGGTGGAATCTAATTCTAATAGTAGTGACAGTGTTGTTATTGCGCCGATTACCAGCAATTTTGTTACTAAATCGATTGATTAAGCCAATTAAAAATATCCCAGAAGCATTGTTTACGGGTTGGTTTGGGCCAATTGGTGTTGCTGCTATTTTTTACGCAGGTTATTCTCTGCGTCGAACGGAGGTAGAAGAGGTTTGGTTAGTTTGCAGCTTGATGATTTGCGCTTCTATCGTTGCTCAAGGCTTGAGTGCCACTCCCTTAACAAAGCTCTACGGTAAATACATTCGTAACAAGAATCAGCTAGCAAGTGAAAGTTAA
- a CDS encoding Nramp family divalent metal transporter, whose translation MKKPVETVSVSDPPSLPEVHRSIPVPERQNFWRKLVAYAGPGYLVAVGYMDPGNWATDLAGGAKFGYTLLSVILLSNLMAVLLQSLCVRLGVATGKDLAQACRDYFHQRVSLFLWLLCEIAIAACDLAELLGSAIALQLLFGIPLAIGVCVTAVDVFMVLLLQSKGFRYIEAVIISLITLIFGCFAAEIVFSQPNFGDVMQGFVPNSQIVHNPQMLYIAIGILGATVMPHNLYLHSSIVQTRRWQENSQQKREAIRFATLDSTIALTIALFINAAILILSAATFHTSGNHQVAEIQDAYKLLSPTLGVPVASAIFAFALLLSGQNSTLTGTLAGQIVMEGFLRLRLRPWLRRLVTRWLAITPALITILWFGEGSTTNLLILSQVILSLQLPFAVIPLVMFTSDRRIMGEFVNPRWLKILAGSVATLIVGLNLWLLWQTFSGGFN comes from the coding sequence ATGAAAAAACCTGTAGAAACGGTTTCCGTATCAGATCCGCCAAGCTTACCGGAAGTCCATCGTAGTATCCCAGTTCCTGAACGACAAAATTTTTGGCGCAAGCTTGTAGCTTATGCTGGGCCTGGATACCTGGTGGCGGTGGGTTATATGGACCCTGGAAACTGGGCTACCGATCTAGCAGGAGGTGCTAAATTTGGTTACACGCTTTTGAGTGTAATTTTGCTATCAAACTTGATGGCGGTGCTACTGCAATCTCTCTGTGTCCGCTTGGGTGTAGCAACAGGCAAAGATTTAGCACAAGCATGTCGAGACTATTTCCATCAACGTGTGAGTTTATTCCTCTGGCTACTTTGTGAAATTGCGATCGCAGCTTGCGACCTAGCTGAACTGTTAGGGAGTGCGATCGCTCTACAGTTATTGTTTGGCATTCCTTTAGCGATTGGTGTATGTGTAACAGCAGTCGATGTCTTTATGGTACTGCTGTTGCAAAGCAAAGGGTTTCGCTACATTGAAGCGGTTATCATTAGCTTAATTACGCTGATTTTTGGGTGTTTTGCAGCAGAAATTGTCTTTTCTCAGCCTAATTTTGGGGATGTCATGCAGGGGTTTGTTCCCAATTCCCAGATAGTGCATAACCCCCAAATGCTTTATATCGCAATTGGTATTTTGGGAGCAACGGTGATGCCCCATAATCTTTACTTACATTCGTCAATTGTCCAAACTCGTCGCTGGCAAGAAAACTCACAGCAGAAGCGAGAAGCCATCCGGTTTGCTACACTTGATTCCACCATTGCTCTGACGATCGCTCTGTTTATTAATGCTGCAATTCTGATTTTATCCGCAGCCACCTTTCATACGTCAGGAAATCATCAAGTAGCTGAAATCCAAGATGCTTACAAATTGCTTTCTCCGACATTAGGTGTACCAGTAGCCAGTGCCATATTTGCATTTGCACTATTGTTATCTGGTCAAAACTCTACACTGACCGGAACTTTGGCTGGGCAAATCGTCATGGAAGGTTTTCTGCGATTGCGCTTGCGGCCTTGGCTGCGTCGGCTAGTAACTCGTTGGCTAGCAATTACACCAGCATTAATCACAATTCTATGGTTTGGCGAAGGCAGTACAACCAATTTGCTGATCCTCAGTCAGGTAATTTTAAGTTTGCAACTGCCTTTTGCCGTCATTCCCTTGGTGATGTTCACAAGCGATCGCCGGATTATGGGTGAGTTCGTTAATCCTCGTTGGCTGAAGATACTAGCTGGAAGTGTTGCAACTCTCATTGTGGGGCTAAACCTTTGGCTGTTGTGGCAAACGTTTTCCGGCGGATTCAATTAA